A window from Abyssisolibacter fermentans encodes these proteins:
- a CDS encoding FAD-dependent oxidoreductase codes for MRIKDIIKTDIAVIGGGPSGIMAAKAAAAEGKRVILFERNGFLGGCATNSLALPLMTFHAGDKQIIKGYAQELMDKIREYNGTLGHIIDPLGVGGTITPIDTEVYKFVTQEYLLEAGVDLKFYSEVIDVEVENDKIFSMLIKVRSGIYQVEAKRYIDASGNGDIAFLSGNPMKVGREKDGKCQPMSMMFKVGNVDIDKVIEYADKNPNEFVIHPQVDSLSKVKRIAVSGFFSIVNNACENGNLKVNRDRVLFFESIKRGEIIVNMSRVIDKIATREFDISEATIEGRRQVFNIMNFFKKYLPGFENAVLLETGCQIGVRETRRIVGDYTLTEFDVVEGRNFDDAVAQGSWPIDIHDPEGKSLDIKGMKWGDYYEIPYRCLLPQNTTNLIVTGRAISATHEAFASVRVSPICMALGQAAGTAAAISLDKNTDFRNVPYNLIYNTLIANNQSIDEKML; via the coding sequence ATGAGAATAAAGGACATTATCAAAACTGATATTGCAGTTATTGGTGGAGGTCCTTCAGGTATAATGGCTGCAAAAGCCGCTGCAGCGGAAGGTAAAAGAGTTATTTTGTTTGAGAGAAATGGATTCCTTGGCGGATGTGCAACTAATAGTCTTGCATTACCACTCATGACATTTCATGCTGGAGATAAACAAATTATAAAAGGTTATGCTCAGGAATTAATGGATAAAATTAGAGAATACAATGGAACATTAGGACACATCATAGATCCACTTGGAGTAGGAGGTACTATTACACCAATTGATACAGAAGTATACAAATTTGTTACGCAAGAATACCTTCTTGAAGCAGGAGTAGATTTGAAGTTTTATTCAGAAGTTATAGATGTTGAAGTCGAAAATGACAAAATTTTTTCTATGCTTATTAAAGTTCGTTCAGGTATATATCAGGTAGAAGCTAAAAGATATATAGATGCTTCAGGAAATGGTGATATAGCTTTTCTTTCAGGTAACCCCATGAAAGTTGGAAGAGAAAAAGATGGCAAATGTCAGCCAATGTCAATGATGTTCAAGGTTGGGAATGTTGATATAGATAAGGTTATCGAATATGCAGATAAAAACCCAAATGAATTTGTTATTCATCCACAAGTTGATTCATTATCAAAGGTAAAAAGAATTGCAGTATCTGGATTTTTTTCAATTGTAAATAATGCGTGTGAGAATGGAAATCTTAAGGTTAATAGAGATAGAGTTTTATTTTTTGAATCAATAAAAAGAGGGGAAATAATCGTAAATATGAGTAGAGTAATAGATAAAATTGCTACTCGTGAATTTGATATTAGTGAAGCGACTATTGAAGGAAGAAGACAAGTATTCAATATTATGAATTTCTTCAAAAAATACTTGCCTGGGTTCGAGAATGCAGTACTTTTAGAAACTGGATGTCAAATAGGGGTAAGGGAAACTAGAAGAATAGTAGGCGACTATACATTGACTGAATTTGATGTGGTTGAGGGTAGAAATTTTGATGATGCAGTAGCTCAAGGAAGTTGGCCTATTGATATCCATGACCCAGAGGGGAAAAGTTTAGATATTAAGGGTATGAAATGGGGAGATTATTATGAAATACCATATAGATGTCTTCTGCCACAAAATACTACCAACCTAATAGTTACTGGTAGAGCAATATCAGCTACCCATGAAGCATTTGCTTCAGTTCGAGTTTCACCTATATGTATGGCATTAGGGCAAGCAGCAGGTACTGCAGCAGCTATATCTTTAGATAAGAATACAGATTTTAGGAATGTACCATATAATTTAATTTATAATACTCTAATCGCAAATAATCAGTCTATAGATGAGAAGATGTTATAG
- a CDS encoding ROK family protein gives MQNVIAIDLGGTKIKGGVIDEQGRLLKTEIIATEAFKGKETILNKMVDMIEKLKKNYEIQAIGIGSPGFIDLVNGKVLFVGSNFPGWQGTNIREEIERRFNIPTIVDNDANVAALCESWIGSANEMNSFVMITLGTGVGGSLYIREDGIWRGNNWQAGELGHIILYPNGKKCGCGQSGCVEQYVSGNALEKAYEENNDCALNGKDIFKKASQGDLGCIKIVDKFIYDLSIYLVSLKNIFDPEAIIIGGGLINSKEFWLEKLQKSFKEMCNSSLQPQILSAKYLNDAGMIGAAKLAFDYIT, from the coding sequence TTGCAAAATGTTATAGCGATAGATTTAGGTGGAACTAAAATAAAAGGTGGAGTAATAGATGAACAAGGAAGACTTCTAAAAACAGAAATTATTGCTACAGAGGCATTTAAAGGTAAGGAAACTATCTTAAATAAGATGGTTGATATGATAGAAAAATTGAAAAAAAACTATGAAATACAAGCAATTGGAATTGGATCGCCAGGATTTATAGATTTAGTCAATGGTAAAGTTTTGTTTGTTGGAAGTAATTTTCCTGGATGGCAAGGAACAAATATAAGGGAAGAAATAGAAAGAAGATTTAATATTCCTACTATTGTGGATAATGATGCGAATGTGGCAGCTTTATGTGAAAGTTGGATTGGTAGTGCTAATGAAATGAATAGCTTTGTAATGATAACACTTGGTACAGGAGTTGGAGGTTCTTTATATATAAGGGAAGATGGAATCTGGCGTGGAAACAATTGGCAAGCAGGAGAATTAGGTCATATTATTTTATATCCAAATGGTAAAAAATGTGGATGTGGTCAAAGTGGTTGTGTAGAACAATATGTATCAGGTAATGCATTAGAAAAAGCATATGAAGAAAATAATGATTGTGCGTTAAATGGAAAAGATATTTTTAAAAAAGCATCACAAGGAGATTTAGGCTGCATAAAAATTGTTGATAAATTTATATATGATTTATCAATATATTTAGTTAGTTTGAAAAATATTTTTGATCCTGAGGCTATTATTATTGGAGGAGGACTAATAAATTCAAAAGAATTTTGGTTGGAAAAACTACAAAAATCTTTTAAAGAAATGTGTAATAGTTCATTACAACCTCAAATATTATCAGCTAAATATTTAAATGATGCTGGGATGATAGGAGCTGCAAAATTAGCGTTTGATTATATAACGTAA
- a CDS encoding methyl-accepting chemotaxis protein has product MDDLNTALKQVEILKNEGVKTLDVLVENTKKSSIASKGVYNVIVESNKSAEKIDNASQMIKNIADQTNLLALNAAIEAARAGEAGKGFAVVADEIRKLAEQSNSFTDEIFNIIGELGNKTSVAVKTMEEVSRVLSDQSNSVEQTNFKFDGISNSIDAIMDIIIKLNESSKEMENRKTDIITIIENLAAVSEENAASTEEASAAAQQQTASMAEVANSIDALVNLAEEMKKSIAKFNY; this is encoded by the coding sequence ATGGATGATTTAAATACTGCTTTAAAGCAGGTTGAAATATTAAAAAATGAAGGAGTAAAGACTCTTGATGTTTTGGTAGAAAACACAAAGAAAAGTAGTATTGCATCCAAAGGAGTATATAATGTTATAGTAGAAAGTAATAAAAGTGCAGAAAAAATTGATAATGCAAGTCAAATGATTAAAAATATAGCTGATCAAACTAATCTTTTAGCATTAAATGCCGCTATTGAAGCCGCAAGAGCAGGAGAGGCCGGGAAAGGATTTGCAGTTGTTGCAGACGAAATAAGAAAATTAGCTGAACAATCCAATAGTTTTACAGATGAAATATTTAATATAATTGGGGAACTAGGGAATAAAACCAGTGTAGCTGTTAAAACTATGGAAGAAGTAAGTAGAGTTTTATCAGATCAGAGTAATAGTGTTGAACAAACTAATTTTAAATTTGATGGAATTTCTAATTCAATTGATGCAATAATGGATATTATAATAAAATTAAATGAATCAAGTAAAGAAATGGAAAATAGAAAAACAGATATTATTACTATAATAGAAAACCTAGCAGCTGTTTCTGAGGAAAATGCTGCATCAACAGAAGAAGCATCAGCAGCTGCTCAGCAGCAAACTGCTTCTATGGCTGAAGTAGCAAATTCAATTGATGCTTTAGTAAACTTAGCAGAGGAGATGAAAAAAAGCATAGCTAAGTTTAATTACTAA
- a CDS encoding sigma-54 interaction domain-containing protein yields MKKRLGIVTSSKDVGIEYKRQLYNVFKDKIEVTTYAFETNNVQSITNIDAILISTYSQYEVLKKYIDNRVEIIISKLTLSKESFDLLKNFKIDKTAMLVNLSLEMCIETMALLYQLGFDNYELVPVYPNMGELPKSSIAITTGEMRYVPKTANRVLDLGHRLIDKNTIVEIAASLNLEDILSEKRILEYFETLVAYNKGVEFLISRSNSLKNQFNTLLSIMKKGVIGVNKNCVIESCNGHAMKIIGADHSYIGCNARQVLPQIGFDDFFETKKPVKNKLIELNGKYITMSIFPIGVVSSGEILEVTDGAYAIIESFESQENTQNMLRLQLANKGHVAKYSVDNIIGKSKAIKEVRKLVVRMANSKSAVLITGESGTGKELVAQAIHNASPIRDKHFVAINCAAISPNLLESELFGYESGAFTGALKSGKMGIFEFANNGTLFLDEIGEMPMELQARLLRVIQEKEVMRVGGNKIIKIDVRIVAATNRKLYKQVEKGLFRKDLYYRLNVLPINLPPLRDRIEDLEVLIELFKNQNQCSFDISDEVMDFLKKYKWDGNIRELINCIEFFDNIGVDCITMRHLPHHMEEYYKKKIKKIDLENISDLNEKQSFVLKLFYEAFLNRAKLGRRSISQKAFENKMHITEYDVRGILNELKELGYINVELGRGGSTITKKGIEVIGKEK; encoded by the coding sequence ATGAAAAAAAGACTTGGTATTGTTACTTCCAGTAAAGACGTTGGAATTGAGTATAAAAGACAGCTTTATAATGTTTTCAAAGACAAAATTGAAGTAACTACTTATGCCTTTGAAACGAATAATGTACAGAGTATAACAAATATAGATGCAATACTTATTAGTACGTATTCTCAATATGAGGTATTAAAAAAATATATTGATAATAGGGTTGAAATCATTATTTCAAAACTTACATTGTCAAAGGAAAGCTTTGATTTACTTAAAAATTTTAAAATAGACAAAACAGCAATGCTAGTTAATTTGAGTTTAGAAATGTGTATTGAAACCATGGCTTTATTATATCAGTTGGGTTTTGATAATTATGAACTTGTACCGGTATATCCAAATATGGGCGAATTACCCAAATCTAGCATAGCAATAACTACTGGTGAAATGAGATATGTGCCAAAGACTGCAAATAGAGTTCTTGATTTAGGTCATAGGTTAATTGATAAGAATACTATAGTTGAAATTGCAGCAAGTCTTAATTTGGAAGATATTTTATCAGAAAAAAGGATATTAGAATATTTTGAAACACTAGTTGCTTATAATAAAGGAGTAGAATTTTTAATCAGTAGATCAAATAGCTTGAAAAATCAATTCAATACCTTACTTTCTATAATGAAAAAAGGGGTAATTGGGGTAAATAAAAATTGTGTTATTGAAAGTTGTAATGGTCATGCAATGAAAATTATCGGTGCAGATCATTCATATATAGGTTGTAATGCTAGACAAGTACTTCCACAGATAGGTTTTGATGATTTTTTTGAAACTAAAAAACCTGTAAAAAACAAGCTTATAGAGTTAAATGGGAAGTATATCACAATGTCAATATTTCCAATAGGTGTTGTAAGCAGTGGAGAGATATTAGAGGTTACTGATGGAGCATATGCAATAATAGAAAGCTTTGAATCTCAAGAAAATACACAAAATATGTTAAGGTTACAACTAGCTAATAAAGGACATGTTGCAAAATACTCAGTAGATAACATTATAGGAAAAAGTAAAGCTATAAAAGAAGTTAGAAAATTAGTAGTAAGAATGGCTAATTCAAAATCAGCTGTTTTAATTACTGGTGAGAGTGGTACAGGAAAAGAACTCGTAGCACAAGCTATTCACAATGCTTCGCCTATTAGAGATAAACATTTTGTAGCGATTAACTGTGCTGCAATTTCACCAAATCTTTTGGAAAGTGAATTGTTTGGCTATGAAAGCGGTGCATTTACTGGTGCACTTAAAAGCGGCAAGATGGGTATATTTGAATTTGCTAACAATGGAACATTATTCTTGGATGAGATTGGTGAAATGCCTATGGAACTTCAAGCACGGCTTCTTAGAGTTATTCAAGAAAAAGAAGTTATGAGAGTAGGCGGCAATAAAATCATTAAAATTGATGTACGGATAGTTGCTGCAACTAATAGAAAACTATATAAACAAGTGGAAAAAGGCTTATTTAGGAAGGATTTATATTATAGACTCAATGTTTTGCCTATTAATTTACCGCCGCTTAGAGATAGGATTGAGGATTTAGAAGTTTTAATTGAACTTTTCAAAAATCAGAATCAATGTAGTTTTGATATTTCTGACGAGGTAATGGATTTTTTAAAGAAATATAAATGGGATGGTAATATAAGAGAGCTTATAAATTGCATAGAGTTTTTTGATAATATAGGTGTAGATTGTATAACCATGAGACATTTACCACATCATATGGAGGAGTATTACAAAAAAAAGATAAAGAAAATAGATTTAGAAAATATATCAGATTTAAATGAAAAGCAAAGCTTCGTTTTGAAATTGTTTTATGAGGCATTTTTAAATCGTGCAAAGCTAGGCAGGAGAAGTATATCTCAGAAGGCTTTCGAAAATAAAATGCACATTACAGAGTATGATGTAAGAGGTATTTTAAATGAATTAAAGGAACTAGGGTATATCAATGTCGAGCTTGGTAGAGGTGGAAGTACGATAACTAAAAAAGGAATAGAAGTAATAGGAAAGGAAAAATGA